In Erythrobacter sp. F6033, a single genomic region encodes these proteins:
- a CDS encoding DUF2855 family protein has translation MTIQQVHVKKDELTQADLVHVELTDLADGAVRLEIESFSVTANNITYAVVGDGFGYWNFFPAPEGFGIVPMWGHAKVIESNHDEFAVGERVYGYLPMATHLDVQPGKVSASSFTDMTDYRQPMSPIYNQYSRLAADPEHDASREAERMIFGPLFKTGFLIEYFMRNEDWFGANQVILTSASSKTAMGLASVAQQNSPGIKRIGLTSAGNVEFVEKTGLYDKVVSYDEVGMLPIAESVTVDFAGNASLLANLHEHFSDTLKYSCLVGATHIEERGSGGMTDDRGLPGPKPKLFFAPDHAVAFFKEHGPVEGGKLVGKAWHGFLGSTEGTVDVVKHSGLEAAKSVYLEMIGGSVDPAKGIVIEP, from the coding sequence ATGACCATTCAGCAAGTTCACGTCAAAAAAGACGAACTTACCCAAGCCGATCTCGTCCATGTTGAGCTGACCGACCTTGCAGACGGCGCTGTCCGTCTGGAAATCGAGAGCTTTTCCGTCACGGCGAACAACATCACTTACGCGGTTGTCGGCGACGGTTTCGGATATTGGAACTTCTTCCCCGCGCCCGAAGGCTTTGGGATAGTTCCGATGTGGGGACACGCCAAGGTGATCGAAAGCAACCATGATGAGTTCGCTGTTGGCGAGCGCGTTTACGGTTATCTCCCGATGGCGACCCATCTGGACGTGCAACCGGGCAAGGTTTCTGCATCCAGCTTTACGGATATGACCGATTATCGTCAGCCGATGAGCCCGATCTACAATCAGTATTCGCGCCTTGCCGCTGACCCCGAGCACGATGCGTCGCGTGAAGCCGAGCGCATGATCTTTGGCCCACTGTTCAAAACCGGATTCCTGATCGAATACTTCATGCGCAATGAAGATTGGTTCGGCGCGAACCAGGTGATCCTGACCAGCGCTTCGTCCAAGACAGCAATGGGTCTGGCGAGCGTGGCGCAGCAGAACTCGCCAGGCATTAAACGCATTGGTTTGACATCGGCTGGGAATGTCGAATTCGTCGAAAAAACAGGGCTTTATGATAAGGTTGTGTCATATGATGAAGTCGGAATGCTTCCGATTGCGGAAAGCGTCACGGTCGACTTTGCGGGCAATGCCAGCCTCCTTGCCAATCTGCATGAGCATTTCTCCGACACGCTGAAATATTCGTGCCTCGTCGGGGCTACTCATATCGAAGAGCGCGGCAGCGGCGGCATGACCGATGATCGCGGATTACCCGGCCCCAAGCCTAAATTGTTCTTCGCGCCCGATCACGCTGTTGCTTTCTTCAAAGAGCACGGCCCCGTTGAAGGTGGCAAGCTCGTTGGCAAAGCGTGGCATGGCTTCCTCGGTTCGACCGAAGGCACCGTCGATGTCGTGAAACATTCGGGTCTCGAAGCGGCGAAAAGCGTCTATCTGGAAATGATTGGCGGCAGCGTTGATCCGGCCAAAGGCATCGTGATTGAGCCTTAG
- a CDS encoding glutathione S-transferase family protein — protein sequence MAQVRIFGTVISTYTRIVQIACEESGLSHETIATAARSPQNRHPFSKVPVVEVDGLELIESVAIANYIDNAHNGGALQLSDPAARAVSEKWVAIANNYLFPLFENGLVMPWIMHTVAGFPLEREKIEAALPNISRALGFVEAEMSVDGAWTANGFSMADVFLYPVLRGLQLTPQGRMGIAQCDHISQWMTACGKRPSIQATRWESEP from the coding sequence GTGGCTCAGGTCCGCATCTTCGGTACGGTCATTTCGACCTACACCCGCATCGTTCAGATCGCTTGTGAAGAATCGGGCTTAAGTCACGAAACTATCGCAACTGCTGCCAGGTCGCCGCAGAACCGGCATCCGTTCAGCAAGGTGCCTGTGGTCGAGGTCGACGGCCTAGAGCTGATCGAAAGCGTCGCGATCGCGAACTACATCGACAATGCGCACAATGGCGGTGCATTGCAGCTTTCCGATCCGGCTGCCCGAGCGGTTAGTGAAAAGTGGGTCGCGATTGCCAACAATTACCTGTTCCCGCTGTTTGAAAACGGTCTTGTAATGCCGTGGATTATGCACACGGTCGCTGGGTTTCCTCTGGAGCGGGAAAAGATCGAAGCCGCACTGCCAAATATCAGCCGCGCGCTTGGCTTTGTCGAAGCGGAAATGAGCGTTGATGGTGCGTGGACAGCAAACGGTTTTTCCATGGCAGATGTATTTCTCTACCCAGTCTTGCGAGGGCTTCAGCTTACCCCGCAAGGTAGAATGGGCATCGCGCAATGCGATCATATTTCTCAGTGGATGACAGCGTGCGGAAAGCGACCATCGATCCAAGCTACACGGTGGGAAAGCGAGCCGTGA